From Streptomyces durmitorensis, a single genomic window includes:
- a CDS encoding L-rhamnose mutarotase, whose amino-acid sequence MHRVCFVLKVRQDRLDEYRERHAAVWPEMLEALSVTGWHNYSLFAREDGLVVGYLETEDFAAAQAAMASTDVNARWQREMAPYFESLDGRDPDAAMVPLSELFHLA is encoded by the coding sequence ATGCATCGGGTCTGTTTTGTGCTCAAGGTCCGTCAGGACCGGCTCGACGAGTATCGCGAAAGGCATGCCGCCGTGTGGCCGGAAATGCTCGAGGCCCTGTCGGTGACGGGCTGGCACAACTACTCGCTGTTCGCCCGGGAGGACGGGCTCGTGGTCGGATACCTGGAGACCGAGGACTTCGCGGCCGCGCAAGCCGCGATGGCGTCCACCGACGTCAACGCCCGCTGGCAGCGGGAGATGGCGCCGTACTTCGAATCGCTGGACGGGCGCGATCCTGACGCCGCGATGGTGCCGCTCTCCGAACTCTTCCACCTGGCCTGA
- the glgX gene encoding glycogen debranching protein GlgX has product MRSWIGHPFPLGATYDGEGTNFALFSEVADRVDIILIHENGSHDSVPLTEVDGFVWHCYLPGVGPGQRYGYRVHGPWDPAAGHRCNPAKLLLDPYARAFEGQVDNAPALFEHAPQGPEPADSAAHTMLSVVTDPSFPWEGDVLPKRPYAETVIYEAHVRGLTRSHPGVPEELRGTYGGLASEPVIDHLLSLGVTAVELMPVHQYVQDGFLRDQGLSNYWGYTSIGFFAPHNAYAAHGARGRQVTEFKSMVKKLHTAGLEVILDVVYNHTAEGNENGPTLAFRGIDNASYYRLAEDDPARYFDTTGTGNSLLMRHPNVLQLVMDSLRYWVTEMHVDGFRFDLAATLARQFHDVDRLSAFFDLVQQDPVVGRVKLIAEPWDVGEGGYQVGNFPPLWSEWNGKYRDAVRSFWRGDDNSLAEFASRLAGSSDLYQHDRRRPRASVNFVTAHDGFTLRDLVSYNDKHNQDNGENNRDGESANRSWNCGVEGPTTDEGVLELRARQQRNFLATLLLSQGIPMIAHGDEMGRTQLGNNNAYCQDSEISWVDWDLDEDQHDLLDFTQRAITLRAAHPVLRRRRFFRGGTVTHGTRSLPDLVWLRPDAQEMTQQDWQRPDAHAVGVFLNGDAITEPDTYGRPVLDTSFLLLLNSYREPIVFQLPNLTYGERWATRIDTSEARGLSDETEHKADSEIAVAAHSLLLLSRSS; this is encoded by the coding sequence TTGCGCAGCTGGATCGGGCACCCGTTCCCCCTCGGCGCGACCTACGACGGCGAAGGAACCAACTTCGCTCTGTTCAGCGAGGTCGCCGACCGCGTCGACATCATCCTCATCCATGAGAACGGCTCGCATGACAGCGTCCCTCTCACCGAGGTCGATGGCTTCGTCTGGCACTGCTACCTGCCCGGTGTCGGCCCCGGCCAGCGCTACGGATACCGGGTGCACGGCCCCTGGGACCCGGCCGCGGGTCATCGGTGCAACCCCGCCAAGCTGCTCCTCGACCCCTACGCCAGGGCGTTCGAAGGGCAGGTGGACAACGCCCCCGCGCTCTTCGAGCACGCCCCGCAGGGCCCCGAACCGGCCGACAGCGCCGCACACACCATGCTCTCCGTGGTCACCGATCCCTCCTTCCCCTGGGAAGGTGACGTGCTGCCGAAGCGTCCCTATGCCGAGACTGTGATCTACGAGGCCCATGTGCGGGGTCTGACCCGCAGCCACCCCGGGGTCCCCGAGGAACTGCGGGGGACCTACGGAGGCCTGGCGTCCGAGCCGGTGATCGACCACCTCCTCTCGCTGGGTGTGACCGCCGTCGAACTGATGCCGGTGCACCAGTACGTGCAAGACGGCTTTCTGCGCGACCAGGGCCTGTCCAACTACTGGGGGTACACCTCCATCGGCTTCTTCGCCCCCCACAACGCCTACGCGGCGCACGGCGCGCGCGGCCGGCAGGTCACCGAATTCAAGTCGATGGTCAAGAAACTGCACACGGCCGGGCTCGAAGTGATTCTGGACGTGGTCTACAACCACACAGCGGAGGGCAATGAGAACGGCCCGACGCTCGCCTTCCGCGGCATCGACAACGCCTCGTACTACCGTCTGGCGGAGGACGATCCGGCGCGGTACTTCGACACCACGGGCACGGGCAACAGTCTGCTGATGCGACACCCCAATGTGCTGCAACTGGTCATGGACTCGCTGCGCTACTGGGTCACCGAGATGCACGTGGACGGGTTCCGATTCGATCTGGCCGCCACGCTGGCCCGGCAATTCCACGACGTGGACAGGCTGTCGGCCTTCTTCGACCTGGTCCAGCAGGACCCCGTGGTCGGCCGCGTCAAACTCATCGCCGAGCCCTGGGACGTCGGCGAGGGTGGCTACCAGGTCGGCAACTTCCCGCCCCTCTGGTCGGAGTGGAACGGCAAGTACCGTGACGCGGTACGGAGCTTCTGGCGCGGTGACGACAACTCACTCGCCGAGTTCGCCTCTCGGCTCGCAGGGTCGTCCGACCTCTATCAGCACGACCGTCGCCGTCCGCGGGCGAGCGTCAACTTCGTCACCGCACATGACGGCTTCACGCTGCGCGACCTGGTCTCGTACAACGACAAACACAACCAGGACAACGGCGAGAACAACCGCGACGGCGAGAGTGCCAACCGGTCCTGGAACTGCGGTGTCGAGGGACCGACCACCGATGAAGGCGTCCTGGAACTGCGTGCGCGCCAGCAGCGCAACTTCCTCGCCACGCTCCTGCTGTCGCAGGGGATTCCGATGATCGCCCACGGCGATGAGATGGGCCGTACCCAGCTGGGCAACAACAACGCCTACTGCCAGGACAGCGAGATCTCCTGGGTCGACTGGGATCTCGATGAGGACCAGCACGATCTGCTCGACTTCACACAGCGGGCGATCACACTGCGCGCCGCGCACCCGGTGCTGCGAAGACGCCGCTTCTTCCGCGGCGGCACGGTCACTCACGGAACACGGTCTCTGCCGGACCTGGTGTGGTTGAGGCCGGACGCACAGGAGATGACGCAGCAGGACTGGCAGCGGCCCGACGCCCACGCCGTCGGTGTCTTCCTCAACGGCGACGCGATCACAGAGCCCGACACGTACGGCAGGCCTGTGCTGGACACCTCCTTCCTTCTCCTGCTGAACAGCTACCGGGAGCCGATCGTCTTCCAGCTGCCGAACCTCACGTACGGCGAACGCTGGGCCACCCGGATCGACACCTCTGAGGCGCGAGGCCTCTCGGACGAGACCGAGCACAAGGCGGACAGTGAAATCGCCGTAGCCGCGCACAGCTTGCTCCTGCTCTCCCGGTCCTCTTGA
- a CDS encoding pep a2: MKTAFPCYYHLEVEIGPQRVAQVRRILAAHLRHWGLGVLVEPVSHCAGVLLDAIEAHATDKRASVEMWWNGQHLITAVSDNERDLPHPHHGLEGRLAQIAALSDGWGNCPAANGKIIWFSHRARSADGAPLAPMPPAPSLRPGRREPRELPVAADAAPLEAKPSAPASAEPVPVGASSNSHAEQP, from the coding sequence ATGAAGACTGCATTTCCCTGCTACTACCACCTCGAGGTGGAGATCGGCCCGCAGAGGGTCGCGCAGGTTCGGCGCATTCTGGCCGCGCATCTGCGGCACTGGGGTCTGGGTGTTCTCGTCGAACCCGTGAGCCACTGTGCCGGCGTACTGCTCGACGCGATCGAGGCGCATGCGACGGACAAGCGCGCGAGCGTCGAGATGTGGTGGAACGGCCAGCACCTCATCACGGCCGTGTCCGACAACGAACGCGACCTTCCGCATCCGCACCACGGGCTGGAAGGTCGCCTGGCGCAGATCGCCGCGCTGAGCGACGGCTGGGGCAACTGTCCGGCGGCCAACGGAAAGATCATCTGGTTCTCGCACCGTGCCCGGTCCGCCGACGGCGCCCCCCTGGCCCCCATGCCGCCCGCGCCCAGTCTGCGCCCGGGTCGCCGGGAACCGCGCGAACTGCCCGTGGCCGCGGACGCGGCTCCCTTGGAGGCGAAGCCCTCGGCCCCCGCGTCGGCGGAGCCCGTCCCCGTGGGTGCCTCCTCGAACTCGCACGCCGAGCAGCCGTAG
- a CDS encoding maltotransferase domain-containing protein → MLLPAKAEVARHLEHYRAWERLLLADPADLGVREQFDNAGYTLCVLVGERTARLAADTAERYLGRSGAKERAMTRSPRTSPACSIPPVPSSNPDPKDAPVSFTVPVLDVGPIVDCGRRPAKAVPGETFQVTATVFGEGDQPVRAVVVLLGPDGRARSRAPMRELAPGTDRWGADVTPDAEGRWTYAVEAWADPVAGWRRSAEIKVPAGIDTQVTLEEGALLYERAADAVPGTAERQALLDAAETLRDELQSPAARLEAAFAPRVEEVLSRHPLRERVTRSQALPLLVERSRALFGSWYEFFPRSEGAVVREGAAPVSGTFRTAAERLPAVAAMGFDVVYLPPIHPIGSTFRKGPNNSLSSGPQDVGVPWAIGSPEGGHDAVHPDLGTLEDFDAFVRRAAALDLEVALDFALQCSPDHPWVDKHPEWFRHRADGTIAYAENPPKKYQDIYPIVFDADLSGLVEEAVRLLRFWMGHGVRIFRVDNPHTKPVVFWEQVIARINASDPDVIFLAEAFTRPAVMRALAQAGFQQSYTYFTWRNSKQELTECLTDLSVESAAYLRPNLFANTPDILPAYLQEGGRPAFEVRAILAATLSPSWGIYAGYELCENEAVDAGSEEYLHSEKYELRPRDWESAEHDGRSIAPLVTTLNGVRRRHRALQSLRNLRFHRVDNDALIAYSKRDGRDWVVVVANLDPDHAQEGTVSLDMPELGLHWHETVPVRDELTGDTYHWGKANYVRLEPGGAHVLVAAVPGGRSSGGLGGPEGLDEAPLIGGSPTP, encoded by the coding sequence ATGCTGCTGCCTGCCAAAGCCGAGGTCGCGAGGCACCTGGAGCACTACCGGGCCTGGGAGCGGCTGTTGCTGGCCGATCCCGCCGACCTGGGTGTGCGCGAGCAGTTCGACAACGCGGGTTACACGCTGTGCGTCCTGGTGGGAGAGCGCACGGCGCGGCTCGCCGCTGACACCGCCGAGCGCTACCTGGGCCGGAGCGGGGCAAAGGAGAGAGCGATGACCCGGAGTCCCAGGACGAGCCCGGCCTGTTCGATCCCTCCTGTTCCGTCGAGCAACCCGGACCCGAAAGACGCCCCGGTCTCGTTCACCGTGCCCGTTCTGGACGTCGGCCCGATCGTCGACTGTGGCCGTCGTCCCGCGAAGGCGGTGCCGGGGGAGACCTTCCAAGTGACGGCCACCGTATTCGGTGAAGGCGACCAGCCGGTCCGTGCAGTCGTCGTGCTGCTGGGTCCCGACGGCCGGGCCCGGTCGCGTGCGCCCATGCGCGAGTTGGCCCCGGGCACTGATCGCTGGGGTGCGGACGTGACACCGGACGCCGAGGGGCGCTGGACGTACGCCGTGGAAGCCTGGGCCGACCCGGTGGCCGGATGGCGTCGTTCCGCCGAGATCAAGGTCCCGGCCGGTATCGACACTCAAGTGACCCTCGAAGAGGGTGCGTTGTTGTACGAGCGGGCCGCGGACGCAGTGCCGGGCACCGCGGAGCGCCAGGCCCTGCTCGACGCCGCGGAGACCCTGCGGGACGAGCTGCAGTCGCCGGCTGCCCGCCTGGAGGCCGCGTTCGCTCCTCGGGTGGAGGAGGTTCTCTCGCGTCACCCCCTGCGTGAGCGCGTCACCCGCTCGCAGGCCTTGCCGCTGCTGGTGGAGCGGAGCCGCGCCCTGTTCGGGTCCTGGTACGAGTTCTTCCCGCGTTCGGAGGGCGCCGTCGTCCGCGAGGGCGCCGCGCCGGTCTCGGGCACGTTTCGCACCGCCGCCGAGCGGCTGCCTGCCGTCGCCGCGATGGGCTTCGACGTCGTCTATCTGCCGCCGATCCATCCGATCGGGAGCACGTTCCGCAAGGGTCCGAACAACTCCCTGTCCTCCGGCCCACAGGACGTCGGGGTGCCCTGGGCGATCGGCTCCCCCGAGGGCGGCCACGACGCAGTGCACCCGGACCTCGGCACGCTGGAGGACTTCGACGCCTTCGTGCGCCGCGCCGCCGCCCTGGACCTGGAAGTCGCCCTGGACTTCGCGCTCCAGTGCTCGCCGGACCACCCGTGGGTGGACAAGCACCCGGAGTGGTTCCGCCACCGGGCGGACGGCACCATCGCGTATGCCGAGAACCCGCCGAAGAAGTACCAGGACATCTATCCGATCGTCTTCGACGCGGATCTTTCAGGGCTGGTCGAGGAGGCGGTGCGGCTGCTGCGGTTCTGGATGGGCCACGGAGTACGCATCTTCCGCGTCGACAATCCCCACACCAAGCCCGTCGTGTTCTGGGAGCAGGTGATCGCCCGGATCAACGCATCCGACCCGGACGTCATCTTCCTCGCGGAGGCCTTTACGCGCCCCGCGGTCATGCGGGCCCTGGCCCAGGCAGGCTTCCAGCAGTCGTACACGTACTTCACCTGGCGGAACTCCAAGCAGGAACTGACCGAGTGCCTGACCGATCTCAGTGTGGAGAGCGCCGCGTACCTGCGCCCCAACCTGTTCGCGAACACGCCGGACATCCTGCCCGCATACCTTCAGGAGGGCGGCCGCCCGGCGTTCGAGGTGCGGGCGATCCTTGCCGCCACCCTCTCGCCGAGCTGGGGCATCTACGCGGGGTACGAGCTGTGCGAGAACGAGGCGGTCGACGCGGGCAGCGAGGAGTACCTGCACTCCGAGAAGTACGAACTGCGCCCGCGTGACTGGGAGTCAGCCGAGCATGACGGCCGCTCCATCGCGCCCCTGGTCACCACGCTCAACGGAGTGCGGCGGCGCCACCGCGCACTGCAGTCACTCAGGAATCTCCGCTTCCATCGGGTCGACAACGACGCTCTCATCGCCTACAGCAAGCGCGATGGCCGGGACTGGGTTGTGGTGGTCGCCAACCTCGACCCTGATCACGCCCAGGAGGGCACGGTCTCGTTGGACATGCCGGAACTCGGCCTCCACTGGCACGAGACCGTGCCGGTACGTGACGAGCTCACCGGCGACACCTACCACTGGGGCAAGGCCAATTACGTACGCCTTGAGCCGGGCGGTGCGCACGTGCTGGTCGCGGCGGTGCCCGGCGGCCGTTCCTCGGGCGGGCTGGGCGGACCCGAAGGCCTGGACGAAGCACCGTTGATCGGAGGGTCACCCACACCATGA
- the treS gene encoding maltose alpha-D-glucosyltransferase gives MIINEPVQDTFEDTPAKDRDPEWFKRAVFYEVLVRSFQDSNGDGIGDLKGITAKLDYLQWLGVDCLWLPPFFKSPLRDGGYDVSDYTAVLPEFGDLADFVEFVDSAHQRGMRVIIDFVMNHTSDQHPWFKESRSDPQGPYGDYYVWADDDKQYQDARIIFVDTEASNWTFDPVRKQYFWHRFFSHQPDLNYENPAVQEEIISALRFWLDLGIDGFRLDAVPYLFAEEGTNCENLPRSHGLLKRVRAEIDAHYPDTVLLAEANQWPEDVVDYFGDFKDGGDECHMAFHFPVMPRIFMAVRRESRYPVSEILAKTPAIPSGCQWGIFLRNHDELTLEMVTDEERDYMYAEYAKDPRMRANIGIRRRLATLLDNDRNQIELFTALLLSLPGSPILYYGDEIGMGDNIWLGDRDAVRTPMQWTPDRNAGFSSCDPGRLYLPTIMDPVYGYQVTNVEASMSSPSSLLHWTRRMIEIRKQNPAFGLGSYTELPSSNPAVIAFLREAPPSEEGGDDLVLCVHNFSRFAQPTELDLQTFNGRHPVELIGGVRFPAIGELPYLLTLAGHGFYWFRLTNQPQPPAAPMVHL, from the coding sequence ATGATCATCAACGAGCCCGTCCAGGACACATTCGAGGACACGCCCGCCAAGGACCGCGACCCCGAGTGGTTCAAGCGTGCCGTGTTCTACGAAGTCCTGGTGCGGTCCTTCCAGGACAGCAACGGCGACGGCATCGGCGACCTCAAGGGCATCACCGCCAAGCTGGACTATCTGCAGTGGCTGGGCGTGGACTGCCTGTGGCTGCCGCCGTTCTTCAAGTCACCGCTGCGCGACGGCGGTTACGACGTGTCGGACTACACCGCGGTCCTGCCCGAGTTCGGCGACCTCGCCGACTTCGTGGAGTTCGTGGACTCCGCCCACCAGCGCGGCATGCGCGTGATCATCGACTTCGTGATGAACCACACCAGCGATCAGCACCCGTGGTTCAAGGAGTCCCGCAGCGACCCCCAGGGGCCCTACGGCGACTACTACGTCTGGGCGGACGACGACAAGCAGTACCAGGACGCCCGCATCATCTTCGTCGACACCGAGGCCTCCAACTGGACCTTCGATCCGGTGCGCAAGCAGTACTTCTGGCACCGCTTCTTCTCCCACCAGCCCGACCTCAACTACGAGAACCCGGCCGTCCAGGAGGAGATCATCTCGGCCCTGCGGTTCTGGCTCGACCTGGGCATCGACGGCTTCCGCCTGGACGCCGTGCCCTACCTCTTCGCCGAGGAGGGCACCAACTGCGAGAACCTGCCCCGCTCGCACGGCCTGCTCAAGCGCGTCCGGGCCGAGATCGACGCCCACTACCCCGACACCGTGCTGCTGGCCGAGGCCAACCAGTGGCCCGAGGACGTCGTCGACTACTTCGGCGACTTCAAGGACGGCGGCGACGAATGCCACATGGCCTTCCACTTCCCCGTCATGCCGCGCATCTTCATGGCCGTGCGCCGCGAGTCGCGCTATCCGGTCTCCGAGATCCTCGCCAAGACCCCGGCCATCCCCTCCGGCTGCCAGTGGGGCATCTTCCTGCGCAACCACGACGAGCTCACCCTCGAAATGGTCACCGACGAAGAGCGCGACTACATGTACGCGGAATACGCCAAGGACCCGCGGATGCGCGCCAACATCGGCATCCGGCGGCGCCTGGCCACCCTCCTGGACAACGACCGCAACCAGATCGAGCTGTTCACCGCCCTGCTCCTGTCGCTGCCCGGATCGCCGATCCTGTACTACGGCGACGAGATCGGCATGGGCGACAACATCTGGCTCGGTGACCGCGACGCGGTGCGCACCCCGATGCAGTGGACGCCCGATCGCAACGCGGGCTTCTCCTCCTGCGACCCGGGACGGCTCTACCTCCCCACGATCATGGATCCGGTCTACGGATACCAGGTCACCAACGTCGAGGCGTCCATGTCCTCACCGTCATCGCTGCTGCACTGGACCCGCCGGATGATCGAGATCCGCAAGCAGAACCCGGCGTTCGGACTCGGCTCGTACACGGAACTGCCGTCGTCGAACCCGGCGGTGATCGCCTTCCTGCGCGAGGCCCCTCCATCGGAGGAAGGAGGGGACGACCTCGTGCTGTGCGTGCACAACTTCTCCAGGTTCGCGCAGCCCACCGAACTGGATCTGCAGACCTTCAACGGCCGCCACCCGGTGGAGCTGATCGGTGGTGTGCGCTTCCCGGCCATCGGCGAGCTGCCCTATCTGCTGACTCTGGCAGGACATGGCTTCTACTGGTTCCGCCTGACGAACCAGCCACAGCCCCCGGCCGCACCCATGGTGCACCTCTGA
- a CDS encoding maltokinase N-terminal cap-like domain-containing protein — translation MLKTASQSPSSLSPPQVLTSLAALLREWLPKQRWFAGKGRPVTDLEVLSTTALHPGCLHLLIRTGHSGQPDDCYQLILGVRENLPLRLQHAFIGRPDAGPLAGLTVYDALLDPRSATLLLERLRTPGAMGPLRFERDAQTVVPEGLEPRLLEGEQSNTSLVYGDSYILKLFRRVHQGINPDLEVPRALARGGCARVPAAVAWFWTTEPRKMTLGVLQPFLREATDGWTLALQSLAAGEDFSDEAYELGRATAEVHLALTRAFGVEPLDPHGGVRLAAAMTSRLESAADQVADLVPYVSRLKSAYGAVAARGTGRQAQRIHGDLHLGQVLRANDRWFVIDFEGEPARPLAERRHPQAPVRDVAGMLRSFDYAAYTRRPRRAQWVERCREAYCAGYAAESPWDPRADAELLRAYETDRAVYEALYETRHRPDWLPVPMAAIARLAEES, via the coding sequence ATGCTGAAGACGGCATCGCAGTCGCCGAGCAGCCTCAGCCCTCCCCAGGTGCTCACCTCGCTGGCCGCGCTCCTTCGCGAGTGGCTGCCGAAGCAGAGGTGGTTCGCGGGCAAGGGCAGGCCGGTGACGGACCTGGAAGTGCTGTCGACGACAGCACTGCACCCGGGGTGCCTGCATCTGCTGATCCGCACGGGCCACTCCGGGCAGCCCGATGACTGCTACCAACTGATCCTCGGAGTCCGGGAGAACCTGCCGCTCCGGCTCCAGCACGCGTTCATCGGCCGACCGGACGCGGGACCGCTGGCCGGACTCACTGTGTATGACGCCCTGCTGGACCCGCGGTCGGCGACGCTGCTCCTGGAACGCCTGAGGACGCCCGGCGCCATGGGACCCCTGCGCTTCGAACGGGACGCGCAGACCGTGGTGCCGGAGGGGCTCGAGCCCAGGCTGCTCGAAGGAGAGCAGTCCAACACCTCCCTGGTGTACGGGGATTCCTACATCCTGAAGCTGTTCCGCCGTGTCCATCAGGGCATCAACCCGGACCTGGAAGTGCCGCGGGCGCTGGCTCGTGGCGGCTGTGCCCGAGTGCCCGCGGCCGTGGCCTGGTTCTGGACCACCGAGCCACGCAAGATGACTCTCGGAGTGCTCCAGCCCTTCCTGCGTGAGGCGACGGACGGCTGGACGCTCGCACTCCAATCCCTCGCCGCGGGCGAGGACTTCAGCGACGAGGCGTACGAACTGGGCAGAGCCACCGCCGAAGTGCACCTGGCGCTGACCCGGGCGTTCGGGGTGGAGCCGCTGGACCCGCACGGCGGCGTACGGCTTGCCGCCGCCATGACGAGCCGTCTGGAGAGCGCCGCCGATCAGGTGGCGGATCTCGTTCCGTACGTGTCTCGTCTGAAGTCGGCCTACGGAGCGGTCGCCGCACGCGGTACGGGCCGCCAGGCCCAGCGGATCCACGGCGACCTGCACCTCGGCCAGGTGCTCCGGGCCAACGACCGCTGGTTCGTCATCGACTTCGAGGGCGAACCGGCCCGGCCGCTGGCCGAGCGTCGGCACCCGCAGGCCCCCGTTCGCGATGTGGCGGGCATGCTGCGCTCCTTCGACTACGCGGCCTACACCCGGCGGCCTCGGCGCGCCCAATGGGTGGAGCGATGCCGGGAGGCCTACTGCGCCGGCTACGCGGCGGAATCCCCGTGGGATCCGCGTGCGGACGCCGAACTCCTGCGTGCGTATGAGACGGACCGGGCGGTGTACGAAGCGCTGTACGAGACCCGGCACCGTCCCGACTGGCTGCCCGTCCCGATGGCGGCCATCGCCCGCCTCGCAGAGGAGAGTTGA